The Arachidicoccus terrestris genome includes the window ACAAAAAGAATTACGAAAAATTTCCAGAACAACTAAATATGGCCATGGAAGTTTATCAAAAATACTTAGATATAATAGGTGACGTTTCCGGCCAATTTAAACCCAAATTAAATTAGAACTATAATAATGCATCAGCACAGAACAAACAGGAACAGCCTCTAACCTATATTAATATCGGGAAGAAAGTACAAATCAGTTAGTCCTATTTCCATCTATAATAATCCACCGACCCCCTTAAACTTTTCAATAAATGCGCTAATTTTCTGAAAGACCGTTTGTTTTTTAGTCAAGTACTGAGGGTTCAAAGGACTCATCTTTGGTAAAATGGCGTTAAGCTCAGTACCATTTTCGCTAGCATATTCGCGCTTCAATGAAGTGGTTATATATCGTTTCGCGGCCTCTACATGCAAATTCTCCTCCTCAATTAACTGAAGGGCCTCCGTTCTTTGTTTGCCCTGAGCGTAGGTGAAGAAAGCATCAATTATACTCGCCTTATCCTGTATGCTGTCAAGGTTGGTTTCATTAATAAAATCAACTATTAAGCCTTCCTTTGCCCTGCTACCAATACTTGCTCGGACAACCCGACGTATTTCGTCTACTAAATCAGCCTTATCTTTTGTCTTTTTATTGTGTTCAAATATTAACTCAAGAATATAATCTAGGTTTATCTCCTGTGATTTGAGGAGTTCTACTTCGAACACAACATCGTCCCAATCAATTTTTGATTCTTCAGGCTCTTTACCTTCTTGGTCCCGTCGCAACCAGTCACGAATATCATTATAGGTTGAACGATAATCTTGAACAGTCCGCTCTGGAAGTAGATTAACTTCCTGCATAGCTCCGAGGTCCTCATCTGTAATAAAATGCTCTTTCTTAAATGTTTCAATTGCTTCATGATCACCTGGATCTATTGATTGAAGTTCTTTTAGATGCGTGTATTCATCAAAATTTTGTAAAATATTTTCGACACGCAGGTATTCACCAAAAAGTTTGGTAAACTCCTTTTTATCCTTTTCCTTAATAATTTCATCAGGGTTTGGAAACTTTTGATTTAATTCATTTACAATCTCAATATAACCTCGGCGTGCTTCCCCGGTCGCAATATCCTTAAAACCCTCTAAATATTCAGCATAACTTTTTTCCAGGATTACGTTTCTGGTATTACTATCCCCAAAAAGAGTAATAGCTTCAATCGTAGGTTGTTCTAAATCCCTGAAAGTAATAATATTACCAAAAGTTTTTGCAGCATCAAAAATCCTATTGGTACGGGAAAAGGCTTGGATTAGTCCATGATAACGCAGGTTTTTATCTACAAATAAGGTATTGAGTTTGGGTGCATCAAACCCGGTAAGGAACATGCCAACCACGATAATCAGGTCCACTTCCCTGCTTTTTACACGCTTTGCGAGATCTCGATAATAATTCTGAAACGCCTTACTGTCAATACCAAAACTGGTTTTAAACATCACATTATAGTCCTTAATAGCTTTGGCCAGAAACTCCTTTGCACTACTATCCATGGCTGTAGGCTCGAAAGTTTCATCTCCTATGTCTCCAACAGCACTTTGTTCCTCATTAGCGGCAAAAGAAAATATGGTCGCAATTTTAAGTGGCTTTTCGCTGGCATTTTGCTGTCGGGTTAATTCCTCGTAATAACATTTGGCCGCATCAACACTATTTACTGCAAACATAGCATTAAAACCATTGTTACCTCCCTGACTTCTATGTGTTTTTAGACGGTAATTCTGTAAGATATATTGAGAAATCTCTCGAATACGGATAGGATGCAGTAACGCCCGCTTATTTTCGGCTGCACTTAACTTTTTCTCGTCCTTTTCTATTTCAACTTTCTTAAACTTTGGCTGGACATTATTATAATCAACTTTGAATTTTAATACTTTATCGTCTCGAATAGCATCTGTAATTACGTAAGAATGTAATTGATGTCCAAACACTCCTTCCGTGGTCTCAGCACCTAACGCATTTTCTGGAAATATAGGTGTTCCCGTGAATCCAAATTGATAGTATCTCTTAAACTTCTTCTTTAAGTTCTTCTGTGCCTCGCCAAATTGTGAACGATGCGCTTCATCAAATATAAAGACTACCTGTTTGTGATAAATGGCCAAATCATTTTCACTTTTCATGAGGTTATTCAACTTCTGAATGGTAGTGACGATGATTTTATTATCCTCCTTTTCTATATTCCGTTTTAGTCCTGCAGTGCTATTTGAACCATTGACACTATCTGGAGAAAATCGTTGATATTCCTTCATTGTTTGGTAGTCAAGATCCTTTCTGTCAACAACAAAAAAAACTTTATCTACGAAATCCAATCCTGTCGCAAGTCTTGCCGCTTTAAAACTGGTCAAGGTTTTACCCGATCCTGTGGTATGCCAGATATAGCCACCTCCTTCGGGCTTAGACCATTTTTTAGAAAGGTATGAACTTTTAATTTTCCATATCAGTCTTTCAGTAGCTGCAATCTGATAAGGCCTCATAATAAGCAGCGTATTGTTAATATCGAAAACAGAATAAGTAAATAAAATATTCAGGAGCGTGTGCTTTTGTAAAAAGGTCGCAGTAAAATCCTTAAGATCTTTAATAAGTGAGTTATCAGCCCTCGCCCAGTTCATAGTAAAATCAAAGCTATTTTTATCCCTTTGAACTGTATTGGCAAAATAACGGCTATCAGTACCGTTCGAAATAACAAAGAGTTGAAGATACTTATAAAGCGAATTGCTACCGTTAAAGCTTTCCTTTGAATAGCGGTGAACCTGGTTAAACGCCTCCCGAATAGCAACGCCTCGTTTCTTCAGTTCAACTTGAACAATTGGCAGGCCATTTACCAAAATCGTTACATCATAACGATTGGCATGAGAACCTTTTTGTGCAAATTGGGAGATCACTTGAACCTTATTTCGAGAAAGGTTATCTTTATCCACAAGGTAGATATTCTGGATATGACCATCATCAAACACAAAATCATAAACGTAATCATCCTGGATTTTCCTTGTTTTTTCTATAAGACTGTCACTGGGCCTATCCAAATATTCTTCTACATAACGCTCCCATTCAGCATCTGCAAACAATACGTTATTAAGCGCCTGGAGCTGTGTCCTAACATTATTCAACATGGCCGTGGCTGTGGTTAACTCTTTTGGATTTTCGTAGCCTTGGTTGACGAGGTCGCTAACAAACTCCTTTTCGAGAGATGATTCAGTTTGGTAAACGGCAGTAGGCTCGTTTACTTCTGAGTATTTGGTATATTTATCGAGAACGATAAAATTATTCGATTCTGCGATGGTTCTATATTGCAACATTTTGTTCTTTTATTTTCTCATTATAATATTTATTTTCAATTAAATATTTTAACAAAAACTCAACAATCTTTTTCTCAGCGACAGTTGGTTCAGCAACAACTTCATCTGATAAAGTAGAGTGGCTTGTAAATTGAATGATCCTATTGTAGTAAGTTTGTTTATCGTCGGGTAATAACTCCGACCAGCGCTGATACCCTAAAAAGCTTGCTGTTTTCTCGTACAGGTTTCGTAAAAGTGTAAAGTGGTATTTTTGAATAGTATTAGACATTATCGCCTCCTCAATAGTGCGTTTTAAAAAAAGGTGATATGAGAAACTGTTGTTTGAATTCCCTTTCTTTGGTGCAAGTTCAAATGTACCGTCTTCTTCTTTCCTCAAAATATTCCCTTCTTTAACTCCAAGCTCACTGTAAAGCACATTGTAAAATAACGGACTGTGTGTTGAAATTATGAACTTCAAATTAACTGATTTCTTAATTAGTTCCACTAAATTTACGGCTAATTCTATTAAGTGATTTTCGTCCAAGGAACTTACAGGATCATCAATAAATACAAATTGTAAATCATTAAATTTATACTTTGGACGATTTTCAAGTTCTGGAATATTTAATACTTCAACGACTTGTTCGAGTAGGCTATAAAATACGCACCAAATTAAATTGCTTTCCTCCCCTTTTGAAATTTTAATATTTTCAATCTGTTCATCGTTACCTCTTTCTATCGAAAACGTAATTTCAGTGTAATCTTCATTGAATCGTGGGGTCAATCTATTACTTGCAAAATGCTGAAAATTGGAAATAATGTTACCTTCAAGACCTTGCTCTCTAAGAACTTGAAGAACCAAATTTGTAAAACTATTCGGGCGAATTAAAAGTTTCCTATTAACATCAGTATCCAAATCATTATCCCAATAGAATAAATCTTCAGTAAACGCATTGTAATAAAGAACTTGTATTCCTTGTCCCTCTTCTGCATCCCCTGCATCTCCCATATTTTTAGGTGCTATCAGTTCTTTAAATTCACATGAGAGCCGTGTCTTTCCTGTGCCATTAAAGGCATAAATTAACTGAACCTTTTTATCAGTATCTATAAGTGCTTGTGCTATTTCAGTTAGTGTTTGAGTCATAATCTCCTTTTAAAGCTTCTTATTTAAACGTCAACAGTAAATCCCTATAATATTCATACTGCTTTTTTCGTAATTCTATTTCTTTTGGCAAACCTTCGCATATGGAAGTGGTAATCGTATCGAATTTGTCAAGAATAGAAACAATGCGTTTTTGTTCTTCGAGTGGAGGAATGGGTATTTTATAATTTCTTAGTGCACTTAATCCTAAATTTTTAATAGTTGAACCTGTTTTTTGCGCTTCAAAATAATTAGTGGAATAATTAGTTTGTAAAAAATAATACAAATACCTTGAATAAAGTTCTGTTGATTCAATATTGAAAAATGCCACGGACTTGCCAAGCACAATTTTTTCATTATTATAAAGAGCAACACTTCCAATTGTGCCATTTATTGAAAGAAAAACAGTATTCTCAATAGTAAAATCAATTCCGTGTTTATTATACATAATTTCATCTACCCTTTTTGTTTTATTATTAAAAACAATTCTACCATTATCTAAATTATTTCCATTTATAAAATAAAATTCACCATTGTCGTTGTAAATAGGAGTTCCGTGTAATCCATCACCAATTTTACATAACTCACTCATTGTCAGCCATTTACACCCCCCATTAATTTCTAAGTCATTGAAATTCAATAACTTATCTCTATAATATTCATACTGTTTCTTACGAGCTGTAAGCTCGGCTGTAAGCTCGGCTGTAAGCTCGGTGAATTTATCTAAAATGCGGACGATTTCCTTTTGAACGGAAAGAGGCGGAATGGGGATTGAAATACTTCCAACTTTCGTTGTATTGATTGTTGGCACTCCTCCTTGGCTTTGTAATTCTGTTATGCTCGTTTCCTTTGCTTTAAGATTATAGAACAAAAACTTATTGTCAATTTTGGACTTGTATTTTTCTTTTGGTAGAACTGAAAAACATTTGTCGTTTAAGTAGAATTTACGTTCTATGAAACAAACATACCCTGCGTTAGCACCAACACGAGAAATCGTAACAGTATTTTCTATTCTATTGAATTTATCATAGTATCCCATTGGTTCTTTTCCACCACTTATGATTGGATATAGTGCGGAGGCAGAACTATCATTTTTGGTTATACATTTCCCTGTTTTAATCTCACAAGTAGCTCCCAACGTCTTCCATTCCACGCTTGTGCCTTGTAATAATTTATCTATGTAGCTCATTTTTCCCCTTTCTTTTTTGCTTTTTGTTCTAATTGTGCTATTGTTTTCAAATAATCTTTTTCTACAGAAAGTAGCGTTTTGGCCTTGTATTTCTTGTACTCCAATTTTGCTTTTTCAGTTGCTTTTAAATGAGATATAGAACCCCATTTTTGAGAACCTTCCTGCCTGTCGAGTTTAGGATATTATCCAGTTCCCGAACATAATCCTCCATTCGCATTTCCCGCTCTTCTACTGCATTTAGTTCAGCCAAATCAAATAAAGCCGCCACCAAATTGTTCAACACTTTCAGTTCTTTTTCGTCCAAGAAGTTTTTGGCAATCATCGCTTCGGCTTGTGTGGGTTGGTCGCTTTTAAAATTGGCTAAACCTGCAAAAGGCTTATCGCTGTCCACACGCAAATAAATCACTTCGCTTGCGGTTTTACCATGAGCGGCATAATGCAATTTATTTTGGACAATTTTAAAAAATGTCAGGCTTTCTTCGCTTTTAGGGTCATAATCGATAGCCGTGGCATACAATTCCAACACCTGCCGGTACATTACCCTTTCGCTGGAACGAATATCACGTATACGGTTTAATAATTCTTTCCAGTAATTGCCACCGCCTAGATTCTTAAGACGTTCATCGTCCATTGTGAACCCTTTTACAATATACTCCTTTAACCGTTGTGTGGCCCATTGCCTAAAACGAGTTCCTTGGACGGATTTAACACGATAACCAACATAAATGATGACATCGAGATTGTAGTGATTGGTTGGTTTGGTAGAAAAATCGGAAATTCCGATTTTTCTTATGGTATCTACTTCGCGAAGCTCTTCTTCATTGTAAATATTAAGAATGTGTTCATTAATTGTAGAACGGCTTTTATTAAACAATTCAGCCATTTGGTCTATGGTCAGCCAAACGGTTTCATCGTCGAGCTTGACATTGATTTTAGTCAAACCATCGCCTGTCGTGTATAAAATTATTTCACTCATGCTTCAATCTCCTTAACAATTTTTTCAATATCCGTCCGAAGCGAATTTATCTTTTTTACGGTCTTTGATATTTCTTGGTTTAATTCCTCAATATCAATTACTTCACGTGTATCCTTTGCCTCTATATAAGAGCTTACAGACAGGTTATAATCATTTTCAGCTATTTTATTATTGTCAACGGATTTCGCAAAATAATCCACATTCTTTTTGCTATCGAACATTGACATAATCTTTTCGATATGTGTTTGTTCGAGTACATTATTATTGGTGACCTTCTTAAAGAAGCCTTCGCCGCTAGCATCAATAAACTGTGTTTTAGTGTCTGGTTTATGTTTTGAGAGCACTAGAATGTTTACAGCGATGGATGTCCCATAAAACAGGTTGGGGGCTAAAGAGATAACGGTTTCCACAAAATTATTATCAATCAAATACTTACGAATCTTTTGTTCTGCTCCACCCCGGTAAAAGATTCCCGGGAAGCAGACGATAGCGGCTCTTCCTTTACTGGAAAGGTAGCTAAGAGCATGCAATACAAAGGCAAAGTCTGCCTTAGATTTAGGAGCCAGCACACCTGCAGGGGCAAAACGATCATCATTAATCAGCGTGGGGTCATCTGATCCTATCCAACTAACTGAATACGGTGGATTGGAAACAATGGCGTCAAATGGCTTTTCATCCCCTAATTGCGGATCACGGAGTGTATCGCCCAAAACGAGGTGAAACTTGTCGTAATTAATATTGTGCAAAAACATATTCATTCGGGCCAGGTTATAAGTGGTATGGTTAATTTCCTGACCATAAAAACCTTCTTCGATGATATGACTATCAAAATGCTTTTTTGCCTGTAATAATAAGGAGCCAGAACCACAGGCTGGGTCATAAATCTTATTGACAGAAGTTTGTTTATGCATGGCCAATTGTGCAATTAGCTTAGAAACATGTTGTGGCGTAAAAAATTCGCCACCTGATTTCCCCGCATTGGCTGCATAATTGGAAATGAGAAATTCATACGCATCTCCAAACAGATCAATTTGATTGTCTTCAAAATCCCCGAAGTTAAGCTCTCCTACGCCTTTCAAAACTGCGGCCAGCCTACTATTCTTTCTTTCAACAGTATTACCTAAGCGAGAGCTAGTCGTATCAAAATCAGCAAACAACCCCTTGATATCCAGTTCAGAAGGGAAACCACTTGCGGAGCCTTCAATAGCATCAAAAATGGCTTTCAGGTCTGTATTTAGATTTTTGTTTGTGTTGGCACCCTGGGCAACATTTGCAAAAAGTTGACTGGGATAGATAAAGTAACCTTTGGTTTTAATGGCGTCTTCTTTTATTGCTGCTGTTAGCTTACTATCTGGAAAGCTTGCATAGTCAACGCTATCGTCACCACCTTCTATATAGCTTGTAAAATTCTCACTAATAAACCGGTAGAATAACGCTCCCAATACGAACTGCTTAAAATCCCAACCATCTACAGCACCCCGCACATCATTGGCAATTTTCCATATTTTTGCCTGTAATTCAGCTCTTTGTGCATCCCCCTTTTTCGTCATACCCTCCAAAATTATTTATTTAATGCTTTTTGTTTATTCTGAATGAACTGTCCTAAATAAAATACTAGGCATATTTGCCATAAAGAGATTTCAAGCACTTTAAGCAGCTATAACCTACTACATATCAAGTATCTTATAAATTATTAGTTTTCTCAATAAAAATACAATAAATACAAATATAACGTTCTATAAAATAAAAATATTGTAAAGCTCAAAATCCCTTATTTTTGTAAAAGTCAATATAAGTTATTGGCATTAAACTTATTGAACGGATAGCGTTCACTTTTAAATTATCTCGTAACAGAAAACTGGTAGCTTCTAAACACACGGGATGGATAAGTGAAACGCTCACGCTACGGGCGTGGGCTTCCTTATTTCGTGTGTGGGTATACCAGTACCTCTGTTACGGATTTGGAACCTGCGCCTTATTTTTGGGGCCTGGTTCATAAAACCGTTTACTCATTTAAAAAATAAACATTTATGAAACCAATTTTCAAAAATCTACTTTTTGCCTTGACAATCAGCTTCTTACTGTTTTCTTGCTCAAAAGAGGACCCTGCCCTGGCCGTAAAGGATTACCCCAAAGCTAACATGACAGTAGAAGTCTCTTATAAAGGTGACCTATCCAGTCAATTAGTTTTTGCTTCTGTTGCCGGAATCAGCGTTAAGAATGCAAATGACCATGTCGGCACCTCAATTAAACTACTGAATGACCAGACCAATGAATCAGACATTATCTGGAATCTAAAAAATGCACAGTTTGAGGATCATGACAAATATACCTTTACATCAGTCGGAAAAGTGACGAAAGCAATGATAGAGGTGGCTTTTAATGAAGACCGCCCTGCTGGATTAACGGAGGATAAACAAATTGCCATCACCGTTAAGATCTATTTTGACGGCAAACTGACCGATGAACAGACCTTCTCAAATGATAAGGCACATTCTGAATCCTATACTATAAATGTCGAATAATTAAAAAAACAATATGACTGATTCAAAAAGACTTTTATTCACCTCGGTGATCGTAGCTTGCCTGGCCTCTTGCGGGCCAGGAACGCCTTCTGCCAAGGATGCACAAGACAAGATTAATCAACTTAATAGTAAACTCCCCATTGAGTATACTGAGCTCAAGAAAACCAATGGCATAAAAGGGGAAATTGAAGGGAAAGAAGTATACGAAATGTCCTTTACCGCCAAAGTAGTCGCCAAAGAAGACCTTGAAACATTTCAGAGATTCAAACCTACAGGTGTCGACACAATGTTTATTGCCAAAACTGATACAGCTATGCTAAAAAAAGCGGCAAGTATGAAAGGAGGGTTTATGAGCATGGTAGATGTCAAACCTTTAAGCTCGTTTAAGAAGGGAGATCTTTTATTTACTCGGAATGGGATGATAAATTTTGTCAAAACTGAAAATGGCTGGCGCTAATCACATATTATTCCATAACTTCAACCGGATTTTCCGGCTGAAGTTATGGAATAACTCTCCACCATTAAAACCTAACCAGCATAAAAGATGAAGCCAACACGTGTAAAAAAATACTACTATTTTGAGATGTACTTTCAACTCCAGCGAGATATAGAATTTCGAAAGGCTTTCTTGTTCTGTGGTACAGATATGATTCAATTATTATTCAATATGACTCCTGAAGAGTTTGTTCTTCACTACCGAGCGGATTACAACAAATATTGGGCATATTATATTAACGAATTAAGGACACCGGATAAGCAAAGCCGGTTTATCGACTACTGCATTAAGCGTCGAAGGCAGATTCTCGGAATTTAACTCTAAACGAAAAGGGCTAGGCAATTAAAGGCTCGATGGCCATCACTTTTATTGATTTTCGGCTGGTTAGTTCAACGAAAACCTTATACTTGGTCTCGATTGGGCAATATCTGAGGTTAACGGTTCCCTGTCCAGGAATATATTCCTCTTCCTTATTTCTGAAAACATTTACTCTCACTTTTTCTCCTCCTGCCAATGTAAAATAGCATGTTACGGCAGGCATATCACCATATGCCCATATTTTGAAATCAAGTACCGCTTCAAAGGTCCCAATAGGGACTACGTCTTTCCCATACTTATAATCTTTAGGGTTAAGTCCTGCTTCAATTGCTCCTTTAAAGGAATAGATGTTCTGTTGCTGTTTCATTTGTTTAAAATTTTAAATTAAAAAAAATTGTTACCTAGAAATTTTCTGGATTCTTTGCTTTAGGTCACGAACTATTGGTCTTTTTTCAGGGTTAAGGTTGACTTTAATTTGTTTTTCAACCTTGGCAAGTGAGTATCCGATTTCGGACCCCTTAATTTTCATGGATTTATTGTCTACAAAACTCAATCCCCGGCCCTTTATGGTCTTAATACCTTTCTCTGCCAAGAGCAAACTCAAATCTTCTATTGATTTTGCCTTAGCTACAGCCTCCTTTATGAGTTTTTTCAGTTTTAGCTTCCTATTGTCCTTACGTGGAATTAGTCGCTGATTCTTGGGCAAAAAACGTCTGGGAGCCATAACCGCTTGCAAATCATATTTAGTTTCTATTTTGCGGCAGAAATCAGATGTTCTTTTATACGAATGGCTATCTGACACGTTTGTTTTGCCACTTAAATTGACCCGGTTAATGCATAGATGCACATGCCCGTGGGTCTCTGATGTATCGTGGTGTCTGATAATTAGATATTGATTGTCTACAAAATTGAAGTCTTTAGCTAGTTCATCCACAATCTTGAATATTAGATCAGTCGTAACTGGATCGCTTTTTGAAAAACTTAGAGATAGATGAAGTACTGGTTTAGACTGGCGCCGGTTTAGTTGGCTAACTTCAGTGAACTGTCTTATTAAATCATCTTTATCACCATATATATTATTATAACCCAAGATCTCCGCCCGACCAACCATTGGTTTAGATAATAGGTCATTGCCTTTATGTTTCTTATCAGAAATTAAGTAATTGACCAGCCCAGAAAAACTGGTACCCAGGATAAACTTACCGATCATCTTAAATAGTTTTTGATTTCGTTTGACACTTGACGCAGCTCCTCAATCATGGTGAATAAGCTGATGATTTCATCAGGTGTAAATTGGATGTGTTGATTATTAAACTTGGCCAGCTGATTGAGAGAACTGGCACACCCGGCAACTCTGGCTGTCAGTAAAAGCACTTCCGGTGGAAGTTGGTTTTTCATGACAACTTTGCAGTCCATCGCTGCTGCTCGCAGAAATGCCGAGAGAGACAGACCAGCGGCTCTTGCTTTAGCAAAAAGAAGTTCTTTTTCCCTTTCGTTACATACTACCCGTAAAATACGGGTCCGTTTATTTGCTCCTACTGGGAGCAAATCCCCTTGGTTAACAAAGGGGGTGTTCAGTTGATTCTGATCTTCCATAAAAATTATCTTTAGATGATTTGGGGGCAACTTTTTGAATATGGAGCCCCAAGCGGAATATGAAAAAAGCCAGCGCTGAATGGCATTACGAGGCACGAGTTAGCCAATTCAGCATAGCTGGCTGCTACCATTTTGCACTATCTGCGGAAACCGCGTGGCCTATGATCCTCTCTAGAGTTTTTGCTTACGGGCGCAGAGCGCACGTTCTGGGTGTTGTTAAACACCCATTCGGAAATAGTATTAAAATTATGATCGAGCGGAGCGAGATCAGTAATTTTAATACTATTTCCCGAAGCTAACGACAGCGCT containing:
- a CDS encoding relaxase/mobilization nuclease domain-containing protein, whose translation is MIGKFILGTSFSGLVNYLISDKKHKGNDLLSKPMVGRAEILGYNNIYGDKDDLIRQFTEVSQLNRRQSKPVLHLSLSFSKSDPVTTDLIFKIVDELAKDFNFVDNQYLIIRHHDTSETHGHVHLCINRVNLSGKTNVSDSHSYKRTSDFCRKIETKYDLQAVMAPRRFLPKNQRLIPRKDNRKLKLKKLIKEAVAKAKSIEDLSLLLAEKGIKTIKGRGLSFVDNKSMKIKGSEIGYSLAKVEKQIKVNLNPEKRPIVRDLKQRIQKISR
- a CDS encoding type I restriction-modification system subunit M, whose protein sequence is MTKKGDAQRAELQAKIWKIANDVRGAVDGWDFKQFVLGALFYRFISENFTSYIEGGDDSVDYASFPDSKLTAAIKEDAIKTKGYFIYPSQLFANVAQGANTNKNLNTDLKAIFDAIEGSASGFPSELDIKGLFADFDTTSSRLGNTVERKNSRLAAVLKGVGELNFGDFEDNQIDLFGDAYEFLISNYAANAGKSGGEFFTPQHVSKLIAQLAMHKQTSVNKIYDPACGSGSLLLQAKKHFDSHIIEEGFYGQEINHTTYNLARMNMFLHNINYDKFHLVLGDTLRDPQLGDEKPFDAIVSNPPYSVSWIGSDDPTLINDDRFAPAGVLAPKSKADFAFVLHALSYLSSKGRAAIVCFPGIFYRGGAEQKIRKYLIDNNFVETVISLAPNLFYGTSIAVNILVLSKHKPDTKTQFIDASGEGFFKKVTNNNVLEQTHIEKIMSMFDSKKNVDYFAKSVDNNKIAENDYNLSVSSYIEAKDTREVIDIEELNQEISKTVKKINSLRTDIEKIVKEIEA
- a CDS encoding ATP-binding protein; the protein is MTQTLTEIAQALIDTDKKVQLIYAFNGTGKTRLSCEFKELIAPKNMGDAGDAEEGQGIQVLYYNAFTEDLFYWDNDLDTDVNRKLLIRPNSFTNLVLQVLREQGLEGNIISNFQHFASNRLTPRFNEDYTEITFSIERGNDEQIENIKISKGEESNLIWCVFYSLLEQVVEVLNIPELENRPKYKFNDLQFVFIDDPVSSLDENHLIELAVNLVELIKKSVNLKFIISTHSPLFYNVLYSELGVKEGNILRKEEDGTFELAPKKGNSNNSFSYHLFLKRTIEEAIMSNTIQKYHFTLLRNLYEKTASFLGYQRWSELLPDDKQTYYNRIIQFTSHSTLSDEVVAEPTVAEKKIVEFLLKYLIENKYYNEKIKEQNVAI
- a CDS encoding restriction endonuclease subunit S, whose amino-acid sequence is MSYIDKLLQGTSVEWKTLGATCEIKTGKCITKNDSSASALYPIISGGKEPMGYYDKFNRIENTVTISRVGANAGYVCFIERKFYLNDKCFSVLPKEKYKSKIDNKFLFYNLKAKETSITELQSQGGVPTINTTKVGSISIPIPPLSVQKEIVRILDKFTELTAELTAELTARKKQYEYYRDKLLNFNDLEINGGCKWLTMSELCKIGDGLHGTPIYNDNGEFYFINGNNLDNGRIVFNNKTKRVDEIMYNKHGIDFTIENTVFLSINGTIGSVALYNNEKIVLGKSVAFFNIESTELYSRYLYYFLQTNYSTNYFEAQKTGSTIKNLGLSALRNYKIPIPPLEEQKRIVSILDKFDTITTSICEGLPKEIELRKKQYEYYRDLLLTFK
- a CDS encoding plasmid mobilization protein; amino-acid sequence: MEDQNQLNTPFVNQGDLLPVGANKRTRILRVVCNEREKELLFAKARAAGLSLSAFLRAAAMDCKVVMKNQLPPEVLLLTARVAGCASSLNQLAKFNNQHIQFTPDEIISLFTMIEELRQVSNEIKNYLR
- a CDS encoding type I restriction endonuclease subunit R, with amino-acid sequence MLQYRTIAESNNFIVLDKYTKYSEVNEPTAVYQTESSLEKEFVSDLVNQGYENPKELTTATAMLNNVRTQLQALNNVLFADAEWERYVEEYLDRPSDSLIEKTRKIQDDYVYDFVFDDGHIQNIYLVDKDNLSRNKVQVISQFAQKGSHANRYDVTILVNGLPIVQVELKKRGVAIREAFNQVHRYSKESFNGSNSLYKYLQLFVISNGTDSRYFANTVQRDKNSFDFTMNWARADNSLIKDLKDFTATFLQKHTLLNILFTYSVFDINNTLLIMRPYQIAATERLIWKIKSSYLSKKWSKPEGGGYIWHTTGSGKTLTSFKAARLATGLDFVDKVFFVVDRKDLDYQTMKEYQRFSPDSVNGSNSTAGLKRNIEKEDNKIIVTTIQKLNNLMKSENDLAIYHKQVVFIFDEAHRSQFGEAQKNLKKKFKRYYQFGFTGTPIFPENALGAETTEGVFGHQLHSYVITDAIRDDKVLKFKVDYNNVQPKFKKVEIEKDEKKLSAAENKRALLHPIRIREISQYILQNYRLKTHRSQGGNNGFNAMFAVNSVDAAKCYYEELTRQQNASEKPLKIATIFSFAANEEQSAVGDIGDETFEPTAMDSSAKEFLAKAIKDYNVMFKTSFGIDSKAFQNYYRDLAKRVKSREVDLIIVVGMFLTGFDAPKLNTLFVDKNLRYHGLIQAFSRTNRIFDAAKTFGNIITFRDLEQPTIEAITLFGDSNTRNVILEKSYAEYLEGFKDIATGEARRGYIEIVNELNQKFPNPDEIIKEKDKKEFTKLFGEYLRVENILQNFDEYTHLKELQSIDPGDHEAIETFKKEHFITDEDLGAMQEVNLLPERTVQDYRSTYNDIRDWLRRDQEGKEPEESKIDWDDVVFEVELLKSQEINLDYILELIFEHNKKTKDKADLVDEIRRVVRASIGSRAKEGLIVDFINETNLDSIQDKASIIDAFFTYAQGKQRTEALQLIEEENLHVEAAKRYITTSLKREYASENGTELNAILPKMSPLNPQYLTKKQTVFQKISAFIEKFKGVGGLL
- the rhuM gene encoding RhuM family protein codes for the protein MSEIILYTTGDGLTKINVKLDDETVWLTIDQMAELFNKSRSTINEHILNIYNEEELREVDTIRKIGISDFSTKPTNHYNLDVIIYVGYRVKSVQGTRFRQWATQRLKEYIVKGFTMDDERLKNLGGGNYWKELLNRIRDIRSSERVMYRQVLELYATAIDYDPKSEESLTFFKIVQNKLHYAAHGKTASEVIYLRVDSDKPFAGLANFKSDQPTQAEAMIAKNFLDEKELKVLNNLVAALFDLAELNAVEEREMRMEDYVRELDNILNSTGRKVLKNGVLYLI